The following are encoded together in the Candidatus Omnitrophota bacterium genome:
- a CDS encoding SDR family NAD(P)-dependent oxidoreductase, with protein sequence MMKILVTGGAGFVGSHLVDRLVREGHKVIVFDNLDEQVHQGKKLDYLNPKAEYIIGDVRDRDAFRKVLVGSDIVFHEAAVVGVGQSMYKISHYIDSNTLGTANLLDILVNEKNNVRKLIIASSMSIYGEGAYSCNKCGDFIPDLRSEAQLAKGDWQMHCLQCNEIAKPIPTKEGKLLLSTSIYAFSKLHQEQLSLLIGKTYKIPTVALRYFNIYGPRQALSNPYTGVCAIFSARIKNSNRPIIYEDGLQSRDFIHVNDIVDANILAMTNSNADYKSFNVGSGKPTSILDIAKILIRLHDKNMEPDVVNKYRKGDIRHCFADISAIGALGFSPNVSFEQGMRDLVEWSKTVSAEDRIEIATRELEEKGLTST encoded by the coding sequence ATTATGAAGATTCTTGTTACAGGCGGTGCTGGTTTTGTTGGTTCGCATTTGGTTGATAGGTTAGTACGGGAAGGGCATAAGGTAATAGTCTTTGATAATCTTGATGAGCAGGTGCATCAAGGCAAGAAGCTCGATTATCTTAATCCTAAAGCCGAATATATTATAGGTGACGTAAGGGATAGAGATGCCTTTAGAAAGGTATTAGTTGGTTCTGATATTGTATTTCACGAAGCAGCTGTAGTTGGCGTGGGCCAATCTATGTATAAAATTTCCCATTATATAGATTCCAATACTTTAGGCACAGCCAATCTTTTAGATATTTTAGTCAATGAGAAGAATAACGTAAGAAAACTTATCATCGCTAGTTCAATGAGTATTTACGGTGAAGGTGCCTATAGTTGTAATAAATGCGGAGATTTTATCCCTGATTTAAGAAGCGAGGCACAGCTTGCCAAAGGCGATTGGCAAATGCATTGCTTACAATGCAACGAGATCGCAAAGCCAATACCAACAAAAGAAGGCAAGCTACTTTTATCTACATCTATTTACGCCTTCTCTAAACTACACCAGGAGCAGCTAAGTTTACTTATCGGGAAGACATACAAAATACCTACAGTAGCCTTAAGGTATTTTAATATCTATGGTCCGAGGCAGGCTCTTTCAAATCCATATACCGGTGTATGTGCAATATTTTCAGCACGCATAAAGAATAGCAACCGGCCAATTATCTATGAAGACGGTCTACAATCAAGGGATTTTATCCATGTGAATGACATCGTTGATGCTAATATCCTGGCAATGACTAATTCAAATGCTGATTATAAATCTTTTAATGTTGGCAGCGGTAAGCCAACTTCTATTCTTGATATCGCTAAGATCCTTATCAGACTTCACGATAAAAATATGGAGCCAGATGTTGTTAATAAATATAGAAAGGGCGATATCAGACATTGTTTTGCCGATATCTCTGCAATAGGGGCTTTAGGGTTTTCTCCTAACGTAAGTTTCGAGCAGGGGATGCGTGATTTAGTAGAGTGGTCAAAGACAGTTTCTGCTGAGGATAGAATTGAGATTGCAACCAGAGAATTAGAAGAGAAGGGTCTGACTTCGACATAA
- a CDS encoding O-antigen ligase family protein translates to MRLNREYSILVCDIVMEYALYGLIFFLPISKAFIEIFASLAILAFIVKKIISKSFVVHTPLNKFIFVYLAVCILSIIFSTNVQISARAFFFKLLENVLIFFIVAETINSKKKMNIILIVLMFSAALICADGIFQFFTHIDFLRHRPWPYGAKPFTLHIKGPFASSNDFAAYLAPLAILSLSLFFHRFKKLSARIFSKFFPILLLICLFMSLSRGAWVGLFMGVFFLGFFVNKKSFLKFILSMLIAFILLWQFLPQDKWNEINRFNLAGPGGRDRRILSKISLEMFSGRPMFGLGLGTYMYNFERFNYDKKAYRWGASYAHNCYLQMAAETGLFGLFSFLLLLIILFYKSIKRLKKIELGFGRSLSVGLLAALFTYLIHSIFDTNLYNLDIGMLFWYLLGLSQANINYQIKINDKI, encoded by the coding sequence TTGCCCATATCCAAGGCATTCATAGAAATCTTTGCCAGCTTAGCCATACTTGCCTTTATTGTTAAAAAGATCATTTCCAAAAGTTTTGTTGTACATACTCCACTAAATAAATTCATCTTTGTTTATCTAGCCGTATGTATTCTTTCTATCATTTTTAGTACAAACGTCCAAATAAGTGCGAGGGCTTTTTTCTTTAAGCTGCTTGAAAATGTTTTGATATTTTTTATAGTTGCTGAGACTATAAATAGTAAGAAAAAGATGAATATTATCTTGATAGTCTTGATGTTTTCGGCTGCCTTGATTTGCGCCGATGGCATATTTCAATTTTTTACACACATTGATTTCTTGCGTCATCGCCCATGGCCATACGGAGCCAAGCCTTTTACTTTACATATTAAGGGACCTTTTGCGAGTTCAAATGATTTTGCTGCATATTTGGCGCCTCTAGCTATTCTTTCTTTGAGCTTATTCTTTCACAGATTCAAAAAATTGTCAGCTAGAATATTCTCAAAATTTTTTCCAATACTTTTATTAATCTGTTTATTTATGTCGTTGTCAAGAGGCGCATGGGTTGGTTTATTCATGGGAGTATTCTTCCTTGGGTTTTTTGTTAATAAAAAATCATTTCTTAAATTTATATTATCTATGCTAATCGCTTTTATTTTGCTTTGGCAATTTTTACCTCAAGACAAGTGGAACGAGATAAATAGATTTAACCTTGCAGGGCCAGGTGGTCGGGATCGCAGAATTTTAAGTAAGATAAGCTTGGAGATGTTTAGCGGCAGGCCAATGTTTGGTCTAGGTTTAGGTACGTATATGTATAATTTTGAAAGATTCAACTATGATAAGAAGGCCTATCGTTGGGGTGCAAGCTATGCGCACAACTGCTATTTACAGATGGCAGCCGAGACTGGTTTATTTGGCCTTTTCTCATTCTTATTACTTTTGATAATTTTATTTTATAAATCAATTAAACGCTTGAAGAAAATTGAATTGGGTTTTGGTAGAAGTTTAAGCGTTGGGCTCCTTGCTGCTTTGTTTACTTATTTGATTCATAGTATTTTTGATACTAATTTATATAATTTAGACATAGGCATGCTATTTTGGTATCTTTTGGGTCTAAGTCAGGCCAATATAAATTATCAGATAAAAATTAACGATAAGATCTAA